The following coding sequences lie in one Arachis ipaensis cultivar K30076 chromosome B03, Araip1.1, whole genome shotgun sequence genomic window:
- the LOC107628932 gene encoding plastid division protein PDV2 yields MEEEGIGLVLARATELRLKISNCIHTATATTSNHAPLTLNGPSPSAADDDDDEATDMLLKICDALEALETQLASLQVLQQQQRYQREIALAEIESSRKVLIDKLKEYKGKELDVIHEASTFASETVETNNDLLLPPYPSRPPYSMSLDKEYLSQIPSVNKSGRNGLITLDPMIEAKNSLDDKEQNHAANEDKSLRKGLGYFITSAAKTMLTVAGVVSILSVSGFGPNLGKLGVRFNVQGWRQRTENENERSAAQNVKHRSITQCPPGRILVMENGEARCLVKERVEIPFSVVASTPDINYGCGCNNIEGHNQLLVAQVAYKRIMSTLEARAFTEEQEALVVKSWNVMKKNSAELGFKFFLKIFEIAPSAQKLFSFLKDSKVPLEQNPKLKTHAVTVFVMTCESAVQLRKAGKVTVRESNLKKMGATHFRVGVVDAHYEVTKFALLETIKEAVPEMWSPAMKEAWSEAYDQLVGAIKSEMKPSA; encoded by the exons ATGGAAGAAGAGGGAATAGGGTTAGTGTTGGCcagagctacagaactcagaTTGAAGATTAGCAATTGCATCCACACCGCCACCGCCACCACATCTAACCACGCGCCTCTCACTCTCAATGGCCCGTCACCTTCCGCCGCCGACGACGATGATGACGAAGCTACTGATATGCTCCTCAAAATTTGCGATGCCCTCGAAGCCTTGGAGACCCAGCTTGCTTCCTTGCAG GTTCTACAACAACAACAGCGATATCAAAGAGAAATTGCGTTGGCTGAGATTGAGAGCAGTCGTAAGGTGTTAATCGATAAGCTGAAGGAGTACAAGGGTAAGGAATTGGATGTGATACACGAAGCTTCCACTTTTGCTAGTGAAACTGTCGAAACCAATAATGATCTGCTACTCCCTCCGTATCCAAGCCGCCCCCCATATTCCATGTCTCTGGACAAGGAGTATCTGTCGCAAATCCCTTCTGTGAATAAGTCCGGTCGCAATGGGTTAATCACACTCGATCCAATGATTGAGGCAAAAAACAGCCTAGATGATAAGGAGCAAAATCATGCTGCAAATGAAGATAAAAGTTTAAGAAAAGGGTTGGGATATTTCATAACTTCTGCAGCCAAAACAATGCTTACAGTTGCTGGAGTGGTATCAATATTAAGTGTGTCTGGCTTTGGGCCTAATCTGGGGAAGTTAGGTGTCCGATTCAATGTACAAGGCTGGCGTCAAAGAACAGAAAATGAGAATGAAAGATCTGCTGCCCAGAATGTGAAGCATAGATCAATTACTCAGTGTCCGCCTGGTAGAATTTTGGTGATGGAAAATGGGGAAGCTCGATGTCTTGTGAAAGAGAGAGTCGAAATTCCATTTTCGGTTGTTGCTTCAACACCTGATATAAACTATGGATGTGGTT GCAATAACATTGAGGGGCATAATCAGCTTTTAGTGGCTCAAGTGGCTTATAAG AGAATCATGAGCACCCTGGAGGCAAGAGCATTCACTGAAGAGCAAGAAGCTCTTGTGGTCAAGTCATGGAATGTTATGAAGAAGAATTCTGCTGAACTTGGTTTCAAGTTTTTCCTTAA GATATTTGAGATTGCTCCATCAGCTCAGAAACTGTTTTCATTCTTGAAAGACTCAAAAGTTCCTTTGGAGCAGAATCCCAAGCTCAAGACACATGCCGTGACTGTATTTGTTATG ACATGTGAATCAGCAGTTCAACTTCGAAAGGCTGGAAAAGTGACCGTGAGAGAATCAAACTTGAAAAAAATGGGTGCTACCCATTTCAGGGTTGGTGTTGTAGATGCACATTATGAG GTGACAAAGTTTGCACTGTTGGAAACAATAAAAGAAGCAGTGCCTGAAATGTGGTCACCAGCCATGAAGGAAGCATGGAGTGAAGCTTATGATCAGCTTGTTGGTGCCATCAAATCTGAGATGAAACCCTCtgcttaa
- the LOC107634085 gene encoding putative pentatricopeptide repeat-containing protein At3g18840, whose product MRHLRVRDALVYHDHVLAIKSGLDSSIFTCNQLIHSYSNHGFVQEAHKVFDGMHQRNEFSWNAIIMAYIKAHNLTRARSLFDSASHKDLVAYNSMLSAYVGADGYETEALDFFAAMQSARVTVGIDEITLTTMLNLTAKLGMAYHGKQIHSYMVKTANDSSKFATSSLIDMYSKCGSFHEACNVFTGCDGMVDLVSKNAMIAACCREREMDMALNLFWKNHELNNIVSWNTLLVGHAQNGYMEKALALFAEMIENGIGCDEHTLASVLSTCSGLKCLKLGKCVHAWVLRNGCISNQFISSGIVDLYCRCGNIRYAELVYAGIGIENPFAVASLITCYSSQGNMIEAQRLFNSLTERNYVAWTALFSGYVKSQQCEAVFKLFREYISTKALVPQAMIIIRVLGACTMQAALSLGRQIHAYILRMRFLMDEKLLGALVDMYSKCGNIMHAEKIFRLVNNSNRDAILYNIMIAGYAHHGLENEAIQLFEEMSKKSVKPDAITFVALLSACRHRGLVELGEKIFISMEEEYNVVPDNYHYACIVDMYGRANQLEKAVEFIRKIPIPIDATIWGAFLNVCQISNNTDLVKQAEEKLLKIDVDNGSRYVQLANLYAAKGKWDEKGRIREKMREKEAKKVAGCSWIYVADGIHVFTSGDASHTKGDATYAT is encoded by the coding sequence ATGAGGCATTTGAGAGTGAGAGATGCTCTGGTGTACCATGATCATGTCCTTGCTATAAAATCTGGTCTGGACTCAAGCATTTTTACTTGTAATCAACTCATTCACAGCTACTCGAACCATGGCTTTGTTCAAGAGGCACACAAAGTGTTCGATGGAATGCATCAACGAAATGAATTCTCTTGGAATGCCATTATTATGGCCTACATAAAAGCACACAATTTGACTCGAGCACGATCACTTTTCGACTCTGCCTCCCACAAGGACTTGGTTGCTTACAATTCCATGTTGTCGGCTTATGTCGGCGCTGATGGTTATGAAACCGAGGCACTTGATTTCTTTGCTGCAATGCAATCTGCGCGCGTCACGGTTGGGATTGATGAGATCACTTTGACAACCATGCTTAACTTGACTGCCAAGCTAGGCATGGCGTACCATGGGAAGCAAATACATTCATACATGGTGAAAACTGCAAATGATTCAAGCAAGTTTGCAACAAGCTCTCTTATTGACATGTACTCTAAATGTGGTTCTTTTCACGAAGCATGCAACGTGTTTACTGGTTGTGATGGGATGGTGGATTTGGTTTCAAAGAATGCAATGATTGCAGCTTGTTGTAGGGAACGAGAGATGGACATGGCTTTGAATCTGTTTTGGAAAAATCATGAATTAAATAACATTGTATCCTGGAATACATTGCTTGTAGGACATGCCCAGAATGGCTATATGGAGAAGGCACTTGCCTTGTTTGCCGAGATGATTGAAAATGGTATCGGCTGCGATGAACACACTTTGGCTAGTGTTTTGAGTACCTGCTCTGGTTTAAAGTGCTTGAAATTAGGCAAGTGTGTTCATGCTTGGGTGTTGAGAAATGGTTGCATTTCAAATCAATTTATTAGCAGTGGCATTGTTGATCTCTACTGTAGGTGTGGGAATATTAGATATGCGGAGTTAGTCTATGCAGGAATCGGGATTGAGAATCCATTTGCAGTTGCTTCATTGATTACATGCTACTCATCTCAAGGTAACATGATAGAAGCTCAAAGGCTCTTCAATTCACTTACAGAAAGAAATTATGTTGCCTGGACAGCTTTATTTTCAGGTTATGTCAAATCACAACAATGTGAGGCAGTCTTCAAACTCTTCAGAGAGTATATATCTACAAAAGCTCTAGTTCCTCAAGCGATGATCATTATTCGTGTGCTTGGCGCATGTACAATGCAAGCAGCCCTTAGTTTGGGAAGGCAGATTCATGCTTACATCTTGAGAATGAGATTCCTTATGGATGAGAAATTGCTGGGTGCTTTGGTTGATATGTACTCAAAATGTGGGAATATTATGCATGCTGAGAAAATCTTTAGACTAGTTAACAATAGCAACAGAGATGCAATCTTGTATAATATTATGATAGCTGGTTATGCTCACCATGGGCTTGAAAATGAAGCTATTCAGCTTTTTGAGGAGATGTCGAAGAAAAGTGTCAAGCCTGATGCAATTACTTTTGTTGCACTCCTTTCGGCTTGTCGGCATCGTGGATTAGTAGAACTAGGAGAAAAGATTTTCATTTCCATGGAAGAAGAGTACAATGTAGTGCCTGATAATTACCACTATGCATGTATTGTTGATATGTATGGAAGGGCTAATCAACTAGAAAAGGCAGTCGAATTTATCAGGAAGATCCCTATACCGATAGATGCTACAATCTGGGGTGCATTTCTTAATGTTTGTCAAATCAGCAACAATACAGACCTTGTCAAACAGGCAGAAGAGAAACTGTTAAAGATTGATGTCGATAATGGGTCTCGGTATGTGCAATTGGCCAATCTTTATGCTGCCAAAGGGAAATGGGATGAGAAGGGAAGAATAAGAGAGAAAATGAGAGAAAAAGAGGCTAAGAAGGTTGCTGGTTGCAGTTGGATATATGTGGCAGATGGTATTCATGTATTCACTTCTGGTGATGCATCTCATACAAAAGGAGATGCAACATATGCAActtga
- the LOC107628929 gene encoding uncharacterized protein LOC107628929 isoform X1: MPNSDTKNMHHNIKWHHSGFKQFSFMNTTTTTTTVSVSTHKRSISEPMKIRAMEEEQVENIIQPSYHPKMELGELKQSIESKKRQYHNMDLQSSLTQEILQLQKRLQQQFVIRRALEKACYLPYSQDATLENSIPKAAKELIKEIGILELEVVYLEQHLLSLYRRRFDQQITTLSTKERRLETASDIERGTVEGATLEKETTVMQYSNISPSNNNSTNCEVKEYYNQLVPDTVLGSSVHRCHSELSQRSVCLVEASPEHIKSKTLDNYHSLPLSMLEQAQCAKSSSTSLGEHLGNFYVDNVPETPNWLSEEMIKCISAIYCELSEPPSLGLKNVSSSISFSSSGYELSSESQSSKLGSQWKKRSSFNLNSTNPFHVKGSKEFSEPYCSMVRIQQLCTDDQKLKEIEYMLRRFRSLVSRLDEVNPRNMRHEEKLAFWINVHNALAMHALLVYGVSANNVKRMSTVLKAAYNIGGYTISLDQIQDFILGCRLPRPGQWLRLWFPSKTKSKVRDARKGYAIRRPEPLLIFALCSGSHSDPALHVYTPKRVLEELESAKEEYILSTTSITKEQKIVVPKIVESFAKSSGLGAFDLMEMVKPYLPDSQRKCIREFQSKTSWKGIELAPHNFTFHYLLSKELG, translated from the exons CCTTCTTATCACCCTAAAATG GAACTGGGAGAACTCAAGCAAAGCATTGAATCCAAGAAGAGGCAATACCATAATATGGATCTTCAAAGTTCTTTGACTCAAGAG ATTCTGCAGCTTCAAAAACGATTACAGCAACAATTTGTGATAAGGCGTGCATTAGAGAAAGCATGTTACCTACCTTATTCACAGGATGCTACATTAGAAAATTCAATACCTAAG GCTGCCAAAGAACTGATTAAGGAGATTGGAATATTGGAATTAGAAGTTGTGTATTTGGAACAACACTTGCTATCTTTGTATAGGAGAAGATTTGATCAACAAATTACAACTCTATCAACCAAGGAAAGAAGATTGGAAACAGCTTCTGACATTGAAAGAGGAACTGTTGAAGGTGCTACCTTAGAAAAGGAAACTACAGTTATGCAATATAGTAACATTTCACCCAGTAATAATAATTCAACTAACTGTGAGGTCAAGGAATATTACAACCAGCTGGTACCTGATACCGTTTTAGGCTCTAGCGTTCATCGATGTCACTCAGAACTATCTCAGCGATCAGTATGCTTAGTTGAAGCTTCTCCTGAGCACATTAAGAGCAAAACTCTAGACAACTACCATTCTCTGCCATTATCCATGCTAGAA CAAGCTCAGTGTGCTAAATCCAGTTCAACCAGCCTGGGAGAGCATCTTGGGAATTTCTATGTTGATAATGTTCCAGAGACGCCGAATTGGCTTTCTGAAGAGATGATTAAGTGCATATCCGCCATATATTGTGAACTTTCAGAGCCACCTTCTCTTGGTCTTAAAAATGTTTCATCCTCCATTTCATTCTCATCATCTGGTTATGAACTTTCTTCAGAGAGCCAGAGTAGTAAGTTGGGATCGCAGTGGAAGAAGCGTTCATCCTTCAATTTGAACTCCACTAACCCTTTCCATGTCAAAGGATCAAAAGAATTTAGTGAACCTTACTGCTCAATGGTAAGGATTCAGCAACTATGTACAGATGATCAGAAACTAAAAGAGATTGAATACATGCTACGGAGATTCAG GTCACTTGTTTCTCGATTGGACGAAGTTAATCCTAGAAACATGAGGCATGAAGAGAAGCTAGCCTTTTGGATTAATGTGCACAATGCATTAGCAATGCAT GCCTTATTAGTATATGGAGTTTCAGCCAATAATGTTAAAAGAATGTCTACAGTACTTAAG GCTGCATATAACATTGGGGGTTATACTATAAGCTTAGACCAGATACAAGACTTCATTTTAGGGTGCAGATTGCCTCGTCCAGGACAA TGGCTGCGGCTGTGGTTTCCATCAAAGACAAAATCCAAGGTTAGAGATGCAAGAAAAGGATACGCCATACGTCGTCCAGAACCTTTGTTAATATTTGCGCTTTGCTCGGGAAGCCATTCTGATCCTGCG CTACATGTGTACACACCAAAGAGAGTCCTTGAGGAGCTAGAATCTGCAAAAGAAGAATACATTCTGTCCACTACTAGCATAACCAAGGAACAGAAAATAGTAGTCCCGAAAATAGTCGAGTCTTTTGCAAAGAGTTCAGGTCTGGGAGCATTTGATTTGATGGAGATGGTTAAGCCTTATTTACCTGATTCTCAGAGGAAATGCATTAGGGAGTTTCAGTCTAAAACAAGCTGGAAAGGCATTGAATTAGCCCCTCATAACTTCACTTTCCATTATCTATTGTCAAAGGAACTAGGTTAG
- the LOC107628929 gene encoding uncharacterized protein LOC107628929 isoform X2, with the protein MKIRAMEEEQVENIIQPSYHPKMELGELKQSIESKKRQYHNMDLQSSLTQEILQLQKRLQQQFVIRRALEKACYLPYSQDATLENSIPKAAKELIKEIGILELEVVYLEQHLLSLYRRRFDQQITTLSTKERRLETASDIERGTVEGATLEKETTVMQYSNISPSNNNSTNCEVKEYYNQLVPDTVLGSSVHRCHSELSQRSVCLVEASPEHIKSKTLDNYHSLPLSMLEQAQCAKSSSTSLGEHLGNFYVDNVPETPNWLSEEMIKCISAIYCELSEPPSLGLKNVSSSISFSSSGYELSSESQSSKLGSQWKKRSSFNLNSTNPFHVKGSKEFSEPYCSMVRIQQLCTDDQKLKEIEYMLRRFRSLVSRLDEVNPRNMRHEEKLAFWINVHNALAMHALLVYGVSANNVKRMSTVLKAAYNIGGYTISLDQIQDFILGCRLPRPGQWLRLWFPSKTKSKVRDARKGYAIRRPEPLLIFALCSGSHSDPALHVYTPKRVLEELESAKEEYILSTTSITKEQKIVVPKIVESFAKSSGLGAFDLMEMVKPYLPDSQRKCIREFQSKTSWKGIELAPHNFTFHYLLSKELG; encoded by the exons CCTTCTTATCACCCTAAAATG GAACTGGGAGAACTCAAGCAAAGCATTGAATCCAAGAAGAGGCAATACCATAATATGGATCTTCAAAGTTCTTTGACTCAAGAG ATTCTGCAGCTTCAAAAACGATTACAGCAACAATTTGTGATAAGGCGTGCATTAGAGAAAGCATGTTACCTACCTTATTCACAGGATGCTACATTAGAAAATTCAATACCTAAG GCTGCCAAAGAACTGATTAAGGAGATTGGAATATTGGAATTAGAAGTTGTGTATTTGGAACAACACTTGCTATCTTTGTATAGGAGAAGATTTGATCAACAAATTACAACTCTATCAACCAAGGAAAGAAGATTGGAAACAGCTTCTGACATTGAAAGAGGAACTGTTGAAGGTGCTACCTTAGAAAAGGAAACTACAGTTATGCAATATAGTAACATTTCACCCAGTAATAATAATTCAACTAACTGTGAGGTCAAGGAATATTACAACCAGCTGGTACCTGATACCGTTTTAGGCTCTAGCGTTCATCGATGTCACTCAGAACTATCTCAGCGATCAGTATGCTTAGTTGAAGCTTCTCCTGAGCACATTAAGAGCAAAACTCTAGACAACTACCATTCTCTGCCATTATCCATGCTAGAA CAAGCTCAGTGTGCTAAATCCAGTTCAACCAGCCTGGGAGAGCATCTTGGGAATTTCTATGTTGATAATGTTCCAGAGACGCCGAATTGGCTTTCTGAAGAGATGATTAAGTGCATATCCGCCATATATTGTGAACTTTCAGAGCCACCTTCTCTTGGTCTTAAAAATGTTTCATCCTCCATTTCATTCTCATCATCTGGTTATGAACTTTCTTCAGAGAGCCAGAGTAGTAAGTTGGGATCGCAGTGGAAGAAGCGTTCATCCTTCAATTTGAACTCCACTAACCCTTTCCATGTCAAAGGATCAAAAGAATTTAGTGAACCTTACTGCTCAATGGTAAGGATTCAGCAACTATGTACAGATGATCAGAAACTAAAAGAGATTGAATACATGCTACGGAGATTCAG GTCACTTGTTTCTCGATTGGACGAAGTTAATCCTAGAAACATGAGGCATGAAGAGAAGCTAGCCTTTTGGATTAATGTGCACAATGCATTAGCAATGCAT GCCTTATTAGTATATGGAGTTTCAGCCAATAATGTTAAAAGAATGTCTACAGTACTTAAG GCTGCATATAACATTGGGGGTTATACTATAAGCTTAGACCAGATACAAGACTTCATTTTAGGGTGCAGATTGCCTCGTCCAGGACAA TGGCTGCGGCTGTGGTTTCCATCAAAGACAAAATCCAAGGTTAGAGATGCAAGAAAAGGATACGCCATACGTCGTCCAGAACCTTTGTTAATATTTGCGCTTTGCTCGGGAAGCCATTCTGATCCTGCG CTACATGTGTACACACCAAAGAGAGTCCTTGAGGAGCTAGAATCTGCAAAAGAAGAATACATTCTGTCCACTACTAGCATAACCAAGGAACAGAAAATAGTAGTCCCGAAAATAGTCGAGTCTTTTGCAAAGAGTTCAGGTCTGGGAGCATTTGATTTGATGGAGATGGTTAAGCCTTATTTACCTGATTCTCAGAGGAAATGCATTAGGGAGTTTCAGTCTAAAACAAGCTGGAAAGGCATTGAATTAGCCCCTCATAACTTCACTTTCCATTATCTATTGTCAAAGGAACTAGGTTAG